In Pseudomonas sp. ADAK18, a single window of DNA contains:
- the kdsB gene encoding 3-deoxy-manno-octulosonate cytidylyltransferase produces MTTAFTVVIPSRYASTRLPGKPLQMIGSKPMIQLVWEQACKSSAERVVVATDDLRIIEACKGFGAEAVLTREDHNSGTDRLAEVATQLGLAPDAIVVNVQGDEPLIPPGVIDQVAANLAAHGEARMATLAEPIEDIETLFNPNVVKVVSDINGLALTFSRSTLPWARDDFARNPDVLPAGVPYRRHIGIYAYRAGFLHDFVSWGPCWLENTESLEQLRALWHGVRIHVGDALEAPPAGVDTLEDLERVRRLLGA; encoded by the coding sequence ATGACCACCGCCTTCACCGTTGTCATTCCGTCGCGCTATGCCTCCACCCGTCTGCCGGGCAAACCCCTGCAGATGATCGGCAGCAAGCCGATGATCCAGTTGGTCTGGGAACAGGCCTGCAAGAGCAGCGCCGAGCGTGTGGTCGTGGCCACCGATGACCTGCGCATCATCGAAGCCTGCAAGGGCTTTGGCGCCGAAGCGGTGTTGACGCGTGAAGATCACAATTCCGGCACCGACCGTCTGGCCGAAGTGGCCACGCAGCTTGGATTGGCGCCTGACGCCATTGTGGTCAATGTGCAAGGCGACGAACCGCTGATCCCGCCCGGCGTCATCGACCAGGTGGCCGCCAATCTCGCGGCCCATGGCGAAGCACGCATGGCGACCCTGGCCGAGCCGATCGAAGACATTGAAACCCTGTTCAATCCGAACGTGGTGAAAGTGGTCAGCGACATCAATGGTCTGGCACTGACCTTCAGCCGCTCCACCTTGCCGTGGGCGCGGGATGACTTCGCCAGGAATCCTGATGTGTTGCCGGCTGGCGTGCCTTACCGCCGCCACATTGGCATCTATGCCTACCGCGCCGGTTTCCTCCATGACTTTGTCAGTTGGGGGCCGTGCTGGCTGGAAAACACCGAATCCCTGGAGCAACTGCGTGCCTTGTGGCACGGCGTGCGGATCCATGTGGGCGACGCCCTGGAAGCGCCACCGGCCGGTGTCGACACGCTTGAAGACCTCGAGCGCGTGCGCCGTCTGCTGGGGGCTTGA
- a CDS encoding MotA/TolQ/ExbB proton channel family protein: MWELVKSGGWMMLPIILSSIAALGIIAERLWTLRASRVTPEHLLGQVWGWIRDKKLDNAKLKVLRANSPLGEILAAGLANSRHGREIMKECIEEAAARVIHELERYINALGTIAAMAPLLGLLGTVLGMIDIFSSFMGSGMTTNAAVLAGGISKALITTAAGLMVGIPSVFFHRFLQRRIDELVVGMEQEAIKLVEVVQGDRDVDLVEGKA, encoded by the coding sequence GTGTGGGAATTGGTCAAATCCGGTGGCTGGATGATGTTGCCGATCATTTTGAGTTCCATTGCCGCTCTCGGCATCATCGCTGAACGCCTGTGGACCCTGCGGGCCAGTCGTGTGACTCCGGAGCATCTGCTGGGGCAGGTCTGGGGCTGGATCAGAGACAAGAAACTGGACAACGCCAAACTCAAGGTACTGCGGGCCAATTCGCCCCTGGGGGAAATTCTCGCCGCAGGGCTGGCCAACTCCAGGCACGGTCGCGAGATCATGAAGGAATGCATCGAGGAGGCCGCCGCTCGGGTCATTCATGAGCTGGAGCGCTATATCAATGCACTGGGCACCATCGCGGCCATGGCGCCGCTGCTCGGGCTGCTGGGTACGGTGCTGGGTATGATCGATATCTTCTCGTCCTTCATGGGCTCGGGCATGACCACCAACGCAGCCGTATTAGCGGGGGGGATTTCCAAGGCCTTGATCACCACGGCGGCGGGCCTGATGGTGGGTATTCCTTCGGTGTTCTTCCACCGCTTCCTGCAACGCCGGATCGATGAGCTGGTGGTGGGCATGGAGCAGGAAGCCATCAAGCTGGTGGAAGTGGTGCAGGGTGACCGTGATGTAGACCTGGTTGAGGGCAAAGCGTGA
- a CDS encoding DUF2062 domain-containing protein, which yields MPRRLFKRYMPDPTSIREHKSLRFLGKLLHDPNLWHLNRHSVARAMAVGLFAAFIPMPLQMLLAAVLAIAVRGNMPIAVSLVWLTNPITMPPIFFCTYMTGAWLMNLPPRSLPDELTWEWISGQLSTLWQPFLLGSVVMGLVLGALGYCLTMLYWRWWVARQWKKRKLRRP from the coding sequence ATGCCACGGCGCTTATTCAAACGGTACATGCCCGATCCGACCAGTATCAGGGAACACAAATCCTTACGCTTTCTCGGTAAGTTGCTGCATGACCCGAACCTCTGGCACCTCAATCGGCATTCGGTTGCCCGCGCCATGGCGGTCGGTTTGTTCGCGGCGTTTATTCCCATGCCATTGCAAATGCTGTTGGCCGCCGTCCTGGCCATCGCGGTACGCGGCAATATGCCCATTGCGGTGAGCCTGGTGTGGCTGACCAACCCGATCACCATGCCGCCCATATTCTTCTGCACCTACATGACCGGGGCGTGGTTGATGAACCTCCCACCCCGTAGCCTTCCCGACGAACTGACCTGGGAGTGGATCAGCGGGCAGTTGTCGACACTCTGGCAACCCTTCCTGTTGGGCTCGGTGGTGATGGGGTTGGTGCTGGGCGCCCTGGGCTACTGCTTGACCATGCTGTATTGGCGCTGGTGGGTCGCGCGGCAGTGGAAGAAGCGCAAACTGCGTAGGCCCTGA
- a CDS encoding biopolymer transporter ExbD — protein MKFRRKQRENVDINLASLIDVVFILLLFFVVTTTFTRETQLRVDLPEAVSGSPAEDSQAKQLDIAISADGIFSVNNQLLEKNDLAGLMDALQKESGGDTSQPLSISADGKTQHQAVITAMDAAGKLGFSHLRMTTVEAAKQP, from the coding sequence GTGAAATTTCGCCGCAAGCAACGGGAAAACGTCGATATCAACCTGGCGTCGTTGATCGACGTAGTGTTTATCCTGCTGCTGTTTTTTGTCGTCACCACCACGTTTACTCGGGAAACCCAGCTGCGGGTTGACCTGCCGGAAGCGGTCAGTGGCTCGCCGGCGGAAGACTCGCAAGCCAAGCAATTGGACATCGCCATCAGCGCCGACGGCATCTTCTCGGTGAATAACCAGTTGCTGGAGAAAAACGATCTGGCCGGCTTGATGGACGCGCTGCAGAAGGAGTCCGGCGGCGATACCAGCCAGCCACTGTCCATCAGTGCTGACGGTAAGACCCAGCACCAGGCTGTGATCACCGCTATGGATGCCGCAGGCAAGCTCGGTTTCAGCCATTTGCGCATGACCACTGTCGAGGCGGCGAAGCAACCCTGA
- the lpxK gene encoding tetraacyldisaccharide 4'-kinase: MAMSDRLLNAWYAGHPALKLLRPLEWLYRRVVRRKRERFLVGEGEIYQSPVPLIVVGNITVGGTGKTPLILWLIEHCQRAGLRVGVVSRGYGAKPPQLPWRVEASHSAEVAGDEPLLIVQRSGVPLMIDPDRSRAVQALLASETLDLILSDDGLQHYRLARDLELVLIDAARGLGNGRCLPAGPLREPIERLQSVDALLYNGAGSDRDDGFAFRLLPSALVNLKSGERKPVDHFPVGQHIHAVAGIGNPQRFFNTLETLHWLALPHAFADHAPYSAEVLNFTPQWPLVMTEKDAVKCRAFAQPDWWYLAVDAAPSPAFIAWFDTQLMRLLPARLLP; this comes from the coding sequence ATGGCCATGTCCGATCGTTTGCTCAATGCCTGGTACGCCGGCCATCCGGCCCTCAAGCTCTTGCGGCCATTGGAATGGCTCTATCGCCGGGTGGTGCGGCGCAAGCGCGAGCGCTTCCTGGTGGGCGAGGGTGAGATCTACCAGTCGCCGGTGCCGTTGATCGTGGTCGGTAATATCACCGTCGGCGGCACCGGCAAGACGCCATTGATTCTCTGGCTGATTGAGCACTGCCAACGCGCCGGTTTGCGCGTGGGTGTGGTCAGCCGTGGTTATGGCGCCAAGCCGCCGCAGTTGCCCTGGCGCGTAGAAGCCAGCCACAGCGCCGAGGTGGCGGGGGATGAACCCTTGCTGATCGTCCAGCGCAGCGGCGTACCGCTGATGATCGACCCCGACCGCAGCCGTGCGGTGCAGGCGTTGCTGGCGAGCGAGACACTGGATCTGATCCTGTCCGACGACGGCCTGCAACATTACCGTCTGGCCCGTGACCTGGAACTGGTGTTGATTGACGCCGCCCGAGGCTTGGGCAATGGCCGTTGCCTGCCTGCCGGCCCGTTGCGAGAGCCGATCGAGCGTTTGCAAAGTGTCGACGCGCTTCTTTATAACGGCGCAGGCTCGGACCGTGACGATGGCTTTGCCTTTCGTCTGTTGCCCAGCGCCTTGGTCAACCTGAAAAGCGGTGAGCGCAAGCCCGTCGACCATTTCCCGGTGGGGCAGCACATTCACGCCGTGGCTGGTATCGGCAACCCGCAACGTTTCTTCAATACGCTTGAAACGCTACACTGGCTGGCGCTACCCCATGCTTTTGCCGACCACGCGCCCTACAGCGCCGAGGTCCTGAACTTCACACCACAATGGCCTCTGGTCATGACTGAAAAGGACGCGGTGAAGTGCCGCGCCTTTGCCCAGCCCGACTGGTGGTACCTTGCGGTGGATGCGGCACCGTCACCGGCGTTCATCGCCTGGTTCGACACGCAGTTGATGCGTTTACTGCCCGCCCGTCTTTTGCCTTAA
- a CDS encoding DNA internalization-related competence protein ComEC/Rec2, with translation MRTGMFALAVGLLVLRFLPALPSTGWLLAMPMLALMLLPFRTYPLAFFLLGLSWACLSAQWALNDRLVPSLDGQTRWLEGRITGLPQQTDGVVRFELADSRSRKDLLPKRIRVTWHGGPPVHSGERWRLAVTLKRPSGLLNGHGFDYEAWLLAQRIGATGSVKDGQRLAPARHALRDSIRQRLLTVDAQGREAGLVALVLGDGSGLASQDWRTLQDTGTVHLLVISGQHIGLLAGLIYGLVAGLARYGCWPMRLAWLPWACGLAFAAALGYGLLAGFQVPVQRACVMVGLVLLWRLRFRHLGIWWPLLLALNGVLILEPLASLQPGFWLSFAAVAVLILAFSGRLGPWNPWQTWTRAQWLIAIGLFPVLLILGLPISLSGPLANLFAVPWISLVVLPLALLGTLSLPLPFIGEGLLWLAGGALDWLFRGLDLLAQRLPAWTPAEVPIGYWLVSLLGAVLLLLPKGVPFRLLGWPMLLLAVFPPRESVPHGQVDVVQLDVGQGLAIMLRTRNHTLLYDAGPRFGEFDLGARVVLPALRKFGVTALDVMLLSHADADHAGGAAAIAQGLPIKRVVGGETDGLPAFLGVQPCISGEQWEWDGVKFELWQWPDATNGNQKSCVLLVQARGERLMLTGDIDRDAERALLTTSLAVRTDWLQAPHHGSQSSSSWRFLQRLAPTAVLISRGRGNAFGHPHPQVMARYQALGSAIYDSAEQGALRLQLGTFQPPVAARSQRRFWREPPPQSGVTKDRVPAT, from the coding sequence ATGAGAACAGGGATGTTCGCACTCGCCGTGGGGCTGCTTGTCCTGCGATTTTTGCCTGCACTGCCGTCGACGGGCTGGCTGCTGGCCATGCCGATGTTGGCATTGATGCTGTTACCGTTTCGCACCTATCCATTGGCGTTTTTCCTGCTGGGTTTGAGCTGGGCTTGCCTTAGCGCGCAGTGGGCCCTGAATGACCGGCTGGTGCCTTCGTTGGACGGGCAGACCCGCTGGCTGGAGGGCCGGATCACCGGGCTGCCGCAACAGACCGACGGGGTGGTGCGCTTTGAACTGGCCGACAGTCGGTCACGCAAGGATTTGCTGCCCAAACGTATCCGCGTGACCTGGCATGGCGGCCCACCGGTTCATAGCGGGGAGCGCTGGCGCCTGGCTGTCACACTCAAGCGTCCTTCCGGGTTGCTCAATGGCCATGGCTTTGACTATGAGGCCTGGCTGTTGGCCCAGCGTATTGGTGCCACCGGTTCGGTCAAAGACGGCCAGCGTCTGGCTCCTGCCCGGCATGCCTTACGCGATTCGATCCGCCAGCGTCTGTTGACGGTGGATGCGCAAGGCCGCGAGGCAGGTCTGGTGGCGCTGGTACTGGGAGATGGTTCGGGCTTGGCGTCGCAGGATTGGCGGACATTACAGGACACGGGCACCGTTCACCTGCTGGTGATTTCCGGCCAGCATATCGGGTTGTTGGCGGGGTTGATCTACGGATTGGTGGCCGGCCTTGCCCGTTATGGCTGTTGGCCTATGCGGTTGGCGTGGTTGCCCTGGGCGTGTGGCCTGGCGTTTGCCGCCGCGCTGGGGTACGGCTTGCTGGCAGGGTTCCAGGTACCGGTGCAACGGGCCTGTGTCATGGTGGGGCTGGTATTGCTGTGGCGCCTGCGGTTTCGTCATTTGGGGATCTGGTGGCCATTGTTGCTGGCACTCAATGGCGTGCTGATCCTGGAGCCGCTGGCCAGCCTGCAGCCGGGGTTCTGGCTATCGTTTGCTGCCGTCGCTGTGCTGATCCTGGCTTTCAGCGGCCGATTGGGTCCCTGGAATCCCTGGCAAACCTGGACCCGCGCCCAATGGTTGATTGCCATCGGCCTGTTCCCGGTGCTGCTGATACTGGGCTTGCCCATTAGCCTCAGCGGGCCCTTGGCCAATCTGTTTGCCGTGCCGTGGATCAGCCTGGTGGTGTTGCCGTTGGCGCTGCTGGGGACTTTGTCATTACCGTTACCCTTTATAGGAGAGGGTTTGTTGTGGCTGGCGGGTGGTGCGCTCGATTGGTTGTTCAGGGGCCTGGACCTGTTGGCGCAACGCTTGCCGGCCTGGACGCCCGCCGAGGTGCCCATCGGCTATTGGCTGGTGAGCCTGTTGGGCGCGGTGTTGCTGTTGCTGCCCAAGGGCGTGCCGTTTCGCCTGTTGGGTTGGCCGATGTTGCTGTTGGCGGTGTTCCCCCCGCGTGAATCGGTGCCCCATGGTCAGGTTGATGTCGTGCAACTGGACGTCGGGCAGGGGCTGGCGATCATGCTCCGTACCCGCAACCACACGTTGCTGTACGACGCCGGGCCCCGGTTTGGCGAATTTGACCTCGGCGCGCGGGTCGTCCTGCCGGCATTACGCAAGTTCGGTGTCACGGCACTGGACGTGATGCTGCTGAGTCATGCCGACGCCGATCATGCCGGTGGCGCGGCGGCTATTGCCCAAGGTCTGCCGATCAAGCGGGTGGTGGGCGGGGAAACCGATGGGCTGCCGGCCTTCCTGGGCGTTCAACCCTGTATCAGCGGGGAACAGTGGGAGTGGGACGGCGTAAAATTCGAGCTGTGGCAATGGCCGGACGCGACCAACGGCAATCAAAAGTCCTGTGTGCTGCTGGTGCAGGCCAGAGGCGAGCGGTTGATGCTGACTGGCGATATCGACCGTGATGCCGAACGGGCGCTGCTGACCACCTCGCTGGCGGTGCGCACCGATTGGCTGCAAGCCCCTCACCATGGTAGCCAAAGTTCTTCCTCATGGCGGTTTCTCCAGCGGCTCGCGCCCACGGCGGTGCTGATTTCACGGGGGCGTGGCAACGCCTTCGGCCATCCTCATCCGCAGGTCATGGCGCGTTATCAGGCGCTGGGCAGCGCGATTTATGACAGCGCCGAACAGGGCGCTCTACGCTTGCAACTAGGAACCTTCCAGCCACCGGTCGCCGCTCGCAGTCAACGTCGCTTCTGGCGCGAACCCCCACCGCAATCCGGCGTTACCAAAGACCGGGTGCCTGCGACATGA
- a CDS encoding Trm112 family protein: MDTKLLDILACPICKGPLKLSADKTELISKGAGLAYPIRDGIPVMLESEARTLTTDERLDK; this comes from the coding sequence ATGGACACCAAACTGCTCGACATCCTCGCTTGCCCGATTTGCAAAGGTCCACTCAAGCTCAGCGCTGACAAAACCGAGCTGATCAGCAAGGGCGCTGGCCTGGCTTACCCGATCCGCGATGGCATTCCGGTGATGCTTGAAAGCGAAGCCCGTACCTTGACCACCGACGAGCGCCTGGATAAATGA
- a CDS encoding sensor histidine kinase: MKGLECSLKRLPGKHSLFWKLACLLIAFCLLMIWLSWSWGRYMEQQGAFLSDDARATLSGYAAGAELAWNTGGSAGVDAWMQTMGKRESTWLGVIGNDLQSLSSYPLTDKESQRLTFLRGLDWPVSRHAKGLPWLKIPFPVDPGVGALVIELPQRFMPGRYQVFWRVVTNGVIPGLFTLLLCVGLYRLLIMPLNHLREQANAWRADQLATRLSHDATSRQDELGELGRAFNHMSERLQSTVALQQQLLRDLSHELRTPLSRLRVACDSEQDLPQLRERLGREIDGMQRLVEDTLQLAWLDTERAPLPQEDIQVQALWDMLRENACFESGWPVSRLQCGLEADCWVRGHLNSLAQALENILRNAIRHSPEAGVVRLDGRCEGGEWHLWLQDQGGGVDEEELERIFEPFTRLDGSRPGDGGFGLGLSIARNAVQRQGGRLWAENAGQGLRVHMRLSAR, translated from the coding sequence ATGAAGGGGCTTGAATGTTCACTCAAGCGGCTGCCGGGCAAGCACTCGTTATTCTGGAAGCTGGCCTGCCTGTTGATTGCCTTTTGTCTGCTGATGATCTGGCTCAGTTGGTCGTGGGGCCGATACATGGAGCAGCAGGGCGCTTTTTTGTCCGATGACGCCCGTGCCACCTTGAGTGGGTATGCGGCCGGTGCGGAACTGGCCTGGAACACCGGGGGCAGTGCTGGCGTGGATGCCTGGATGCAAACAATGGGCAAGCGTGAGTCCACTTGGTTGGGGGTGATCGGCAACGACCTGCAATCCCTGAGCAGCTACCCGCTGACTGACAAGGAAAGCCAGCGCCTGACCTTTCTGCGGGGCCTGGACTGGCCCGTGAGCCGCCACGCCAAGGGGCTGCCGTGGCTGAAAATCCCGTTTCCCGTTGACCCCGGCGTCGGTGCGCTGGTCATCGAATTGCCGCAACGTTTCATGCCTGGGCGCTATCAGGTGTTCTGGCGCGTGGTCACCAATGGGGTGATCCCCGGTTTGTTCACCTTGTTGCTGTGTGTGGGGCTCTATCGACTGCTGATCATGCCCCTCAATCACCTGCGCGAGCAGGCCAACGCCTGGCGTGCTGATCAACTGGCCACCCGTCTTTCCCATGACGCCACCAGCCGTCAGGATGAACTGGGTGAACTGGGTCGCGCTTTCAATCACATGTCCGAGCGGCTGCAAAGTACTGTGGCCCTGCAGCAACAGTTGTTGCGCGACCTGTCCCATGAACTGCGCACGCCGTTGAGTCGCCTGCGGGTGGCCTGTGACAGCGAGCAGGATCTGCCACAGTTGCGTGAACGTCTGGGGCGGGAAATCGACGGCATGCAACGCCTGGTGGAGGACACCCTGCAACTGGCTTGGCTGGACACTGAACGTGCGCCGCTGCCTCAGGAAGACATCCAGGTCCAGGCCTTGTGGGACATGCTCAGGGAAAACGCCTGCTTTGAAAGCGGCTGGCCTGTTTCACGCTTGCAGTGCGGATTGGAAGCCGATTGCTGGGTGCGCGGCCACCTGAATTCCCTGGCTCAGGCTCTGGAAAATATCCTGCGCAATGCTATTCGGCACTCGCCGGAGGCAGGCGTTGTGCGTCTGGATGGGCGTTGCGAAGGTGGCGAGTGGCACTTGTGGCTGCAAGATCAGGGTGGGGGCGTCGATGAAGAAGAATTGGAGCGGATCTTCGAACCGTTTACCCGGTTGGACGGTTCCCGCCCTGGAGACGGCGGCTTCGGCCTGGGCTTGAGCATTGCTCGCAACGCGGTGCAGCGCCAGGGCGGTCGCCTATGGGCGGAAAACGCCGGGCAAGGCTTGCGGGTGCATATGCGCTTGTCGGCCCGATAG
- a CDS encoding response regulator transcription factor has translation MNPAAIGLPSILTIEDDPVLGAYVHEQLGRCGFQVTWCQNGQAGLKMAREQAFDVVLMDILLPGMDGLSILTHLRQSHSIPVILMSALGAEADRISGFRLGADDYLPKPFSMIELRVRIEAILRRVALDRRPLPALAAVRNDARSLRFDDERCDVFHQEQWAGLTRSEYRLLETLHRNGEEVLSKAFLYQHVLQRGYAPHDRSLDMHVSQIRRKLKTIGYTGREVRTVWGKGYVLSGLDEGA, from the coding sequence CTGGGCGCTTATGTCCATGAACAACTGGGGCGTTGTGGTTTTCAGGTGACCTGGTGCCAGAACGGCCAGGCAGGTCTGAAAATGGCCCGCGAGCAAGCGTTCGACGTGGTGTTGATGGATATTCTGTTGCCGGGTATGGACGGTCTGTCGATCCTTACCCATTTGCGCCAGAGCCATTCGATCCCGGTGATCCTGATGTCGGCCCTGGGCGCGGAAGCCGACCGTATCAGCGGCTTTCGCCTGGGGGCGGATGATTATCTGCCCAAGCCGTTCAGCATGATCGAGCTGCGGGTGCGCATTGAGGCGATTCTGCGGCGGGTGGCCCTGGATCGGCGACCGCTACCGGCCCTTGCCGCAGTACGTAACGATGCCCGCAGCCTGCGCTTTGACGATGAGCGGTGTGACGTCTTTCACCAGGAACAATGGGCCGGTTTGACCCGCAGTGAATACCGCCTGTTGGAGACCTTGCACCGCAATGGTGAAGAGGTGCTCAGCAAGGCGTTCCTTTATCAGCATGTGTTGCAGCGCGGCTACGCGCCCCATGATCGTAGCCTGGACATGCACGTCAGTCAGATCCGCCGCAAGCTCAAGACCATCGGTTATACCGGCCGTGAAGTACGCACCGTGTGGGGCAAGGGCTACGTGTTGAGTGGTCTCGATGAAGGGGCTTGA